In Saccharicrinis fermentans DSM 9555 = JCM 21142, a genomic segment contains:
- a CDS encoding GTP cyclohydrolase I, with amino-acid sequence MKNTTANTTIKKVQKRASVLPKDSKAKGNFDYLMEYVKNKFQIKFPSKDFHEAWAAYNQLQNFKISENVETVGGITEEAHYIMRTITEYHFNQAFKAMKIDMNDPNVGGEKGTPYRMAKMYCGSDLNDASELLSGRWSHRPEMASFPNENDQKYPITKRVDIVSVCSHHTAPFSTLFRDGSYALISYIPDKKVLGISKLQRIVDWVARRGHLQENLTKMIYDEVCQAAESESVYIKLSGLVHTCESLRGTQSNEGAFSSEYYGGAFKNFEIRREVSHQ; translated from the coding sequence ATGAAAAATACAACTGCGAACACAACAATAAAAAAAGTACAAAAACGTGCATCAGTATTACCCAAAGACTCAAAAGCCAAGGGTAATTTTGATTATTTAATGGAATATGTAAAAAATAAATTTCAAATAAAATTTCCATCAAAAGATTTTCACGAGGCTTGGGCTGCATACAATCAACTACAAAACTTTAAGATTTCGGAGAATGTAGAGACCGTAGGCGGCATTACAGAAGAGGCGCATTATATCATGCGAACCATCACTGAATATCATTTTAATCAGGCTTTCAAGGCAATGAAAATTGACATGAATGATCCGAATGTTGGTGGAGAAAAAGGCACACCCTATAGAATGGCTAAGATGTACTGTGGCAGTGATCTTAACGACGCTTCTGAACTATTATCCGGACGTTGGTCACACCGTCCGGAGATGGCCAGCTTTCCCAATGAGAACGATCAAAAATACCCCATCACCAAACGGGTTGACATTGTATCAGTATGTTCTCATCACACAGCACCATTCAGCACCTTATTCCGAGATGGTTCCTATGCACTAATCAGTTATATACCCGACAAGAAAGTACTGGGCATATCTAAATTACAACGTATTGTAGACTGGGTAGCACGCAGAGGTCATCTGCAAGAAAACCTTACTAAAATGATTTACGATGAAGTTTGCCAAGCCGCAGAGTCAGAGTCAGTATATATAAAACTAAGCGGACTGGTACACACCTGCGAATCACTACGAGGCACCCAAAGCAATGAAGGCGCTTTTAGCAGTGAATATTACGGAGGTGCTTTTAAGAATTTCGAAATAAGAAGAGAGGTAAGTCATCAATAA
- a CDS encoding assimilatory sulfite reductase (NADPH) flavoprotein subunit, translating to MIDAINKIFTQEQISQAKQLYEGLTDKQRFWLSGYMAGLNQSGGLLDGALQESSASIIGSNGASEVAVANKLSIIYGTHTGNSKLIAEQFAVLAEAKGIDVSLTSMPEYKNRKLKEEKNLLVIVSTHGEGDPPASAEDFYNYIFGKKAPKINQLNHAVIALGDSSYINFCQTGRDIFNQLKSLGSNEVHELIELDIDFKEQLDEVLPALANKFAGSSSTATNPLVRTTNNELNSDEWIEVEVLDKVLLNGRGSSKKTYHIELDIEDTGLSYLPGDALEIRADNDDKLILSILNQLNIPEDETIEADGDTKKIKEALKTGYEITTITVPVLKKYAEFAHNDQLSAILENKSKLADFLYGLDFLDLVTHFPVSLEAKDLPAILRKLPARVYSISSSYDYNPDEVHVTVGAVKYQLNNRDHFGVCSSFLSDRINIGDHVSVRVKKNEGFRLPSDDTNLIMVGPGTGIAPFRAFLQQRENNQASGKNWLFFGDQHFQTDFLYQAEMLQYRKKGLLSNIDVAFSRDQEEKIYVQHRLKEKGELVYKWLEDGACFYVCGDMKNMAKDVKAELLNIIQQYGNKTKEEANAYLKKLFTEKRFQEDVY from the coding sequence ATGATTGACGCTATCAATAAAATATTTACGCAAGAACAAATATCTCAGGCAAAGCAACTTTACGAAGGCCTGACAGACAAACAAAGATTTTGGTTGTCGGGATATATGGCCGGACTAAATCAGAGCGGCGGCCTCCTGGATGGTGCTTTACAAGAAAGCAGCGCTTCTATTATTGGCTCCAACGGTGCCTCTGAAGTGGCTGTAGCCAATAAGCTCAGCATTATTTACGGGACCCATACGGGTAACTCGAAACTAATTGCCGAGCAATTCGCTGTCTTGGCAGAGGCAAAAGGCATTGATGTTTCTTTAACCAGCATGCCCGAATACAAAAACCGCAAGCTCAAAGAAGAAAAAAATTTACTTGTCATTGTTTCTACACATGGCGAGGGAGACCCTCCGGCTTCGGCAGAAGATTTCTACAACTACATCTTCGGAAAAAAAGCGCCCAAAATTAACCAGTTAAATCATGCAGTTATCGCCCTTGGCGACAGCAGTTACATTAACTTTTGCCAAACAGGTCGCGACATATTCAATCAGCTCAAATCCCTGGGTTCAAACGAAGTTCACGAATTAATTGAGCTGGATATAGACTTTAAGGAGCAGCTGGATGAGGTTCTTCCAGCCTTAGCCAATAAATTCGCAGGCTCCAGCTCAACTGCCACAAACCCATTGGTTCGGACTACCAACAACGAACTCAACAGTGATGAGTGGATAGAAGTAGAAGTACTCGACAAAGTATTATTAAACGGAAGAGGTTCCAGTAAAAAAACATACCATATAGAATTAGACATTGAAGACACCGGACTTAGCTATTTACCCGGTGATGCTTTGGAAATAAGAGCAGATAATGACGACAAGCTTATCCTGTCCATACTCAACCAATTAAATATCCCAGAGGATGAAACGATTGAAGCAGATGGAGATACAAAAAAAATAAAAGAAGCTTTAAAAACCGGATACGAAATCACGACAATAACAGTACCCGTTCTTAAAAAATATGCTGAATTTGCGCATAACGATCAGCTTTCAGCCATCCTTGAGAACAAAAGCAAGCTAGCCGATTTTCTATACGGCTTAGATTTCTTAGATCTAGTGACACATTTTCCTGTTTCACTAGAAGCAAAAGACCTACCTGCCATATTACGAAAATTACCAGCACGCGTATATTCCATATCGTCCAGCTATGACTATAACCCCGACGAAGTTCATGTTACAGTTGGTGCTGTCAAATACCAATTAAACAACAGAGATCACTTTGGCGTATGTTCTAGCTTTTTATCGGACAGAATTAATATCGGCGATCATGTTTCGGTTCGTGTAAAGAAAAACGAAGGCTTTCGCCTCCCCTCCGACGATACAAATCTAATCATGGTGGGACCCGGCACCGGAATAGCCCCCTTCAGAGCCTTCTTGCAACAAAGAGAAAACAACCAGGCTAGTGGTAAGAACTGGCTATTCTTTGGCGACCAGCATTTTCAGACCGATTTTCTATACCAGGCCGAGATGCTTCAATACAGAAAAAAAGGACTGTTATCGAATATCGACGTTGCTTTTTCACGAGACCAGGAAGAAAAAATATACGTACAACATCGTTTAAAAGAAAAAGGAGAGTTGGTGTACAAATGGCTCGAAGATGGCGCTTGTTTTTATGTATGCGGTGACATGAAAAACATGGCCAAAGATGTAAAAGCCGAACTCCTCAACATCATTCAACAGTACGGTAACAAAACCAAAGAAGAAGCAAATGCATACCTTAAAAAACTATTCACTGAAAAAAGATTTCAGGAAGATGTTTATTAA
- a CDS encoding 6-pyruvoyl trahydropterin synthase family protein, which yields MIIRKKFKFEGAHIVRDCSSNRCKKSLHGHSYIVEVFLTSNKLDYGQMIYDFGLTKGTIKDIIDSFDHAYAMWSKESDDFKSFIKANSDRYIIMPVSPSAECFSLTLLFLIDKILQATEFKNGEGDVRVRSVRVHETETGYAEAFREDLEWFNFSLKDIIFSSEIKNEWTDKEMYDKLIAYYDKQLGTKPFSNPVVSRHFE from the coding sequence ATGATAATACGAAAAAAATTCAAGTTTGAGGGAGCCCATATTGTCAGGGACTGCTCAAGCAACAGGTGTAAGAAATCATTGCACGGACATAGTTATATTGTGGAAGTGTTTTTGACTTCCAACAAGTTGGATTACGGACAGATGATATATGACTTTGGACTTACCAAGGGAACCATTAAAGATATCATAGATAGCTTTGATCACGCCTATGCCATGTGGAGCAAGGAAAGTGATGATTTCAAATCTTTTATAAAAGCCAACAGCGACCGTTATATTATCATGCCCGTAAGTCCTTCGGCTGAGTGTTTTTCTTTGACCTTGTTATTTTTAATAGACAAAATATTACAGGCCACCGAATTTAAGAATGGAGAAGGAGACGTACGTGTACGCTCAGTTAGAGTTCACGAAACAGAAACAGGCTATGCAGAAGCTTTTCGTGAGGACTTAGAGTGGTTCAACTTTTCGTTGAAGGATATCATTTTTAGTTCAGAGATCAAAAACGAATGGACTGACAAAGAGATGTATGACAAGCTAATCGCCTACTACGACAAGCAATTGGGCACAAAACCATTTAGCAACCCTGTTGTCTCCAGGCATTTTGAATAA
- a CDS encoding MBG domain-containing protein: MMKNYFAFLWSVKVFMLFTLLLCSLALYSQTTEDFELEINATSFTSEGVLFNVSGQLEVVHYNAYGANASNYYMESEFGVPLPSQTLGSISIASGKVFNLYSAAVWPSIDAGSSPSSVPVLFIGKRNGTEVKRQEIEVTPTDISGGVGGWATATFSTDWNSLNIDELEVQSVGATNYVALDDMSLVIKNAPIAATVTAVSASSVTSSSVSVGGVVSGDGGGNVTERGVVYAQTSVNSNPAVGGTGVTKVSIGSGLGSYSTMLESLSANTSYTFNVYAINENGTSYGSAQEFTTKMVQTISFGTLPDVVYGDVDFSPGASVSSGLVVSYSTSDVSVATIVDGKVHIVGAGSCTIYADQAGNDSYGPAPQMEQSLTVGKAALTATADNQSKVYGAENPELTISYSGFVAGDTEADLESVPDILSLVSVSTPPGEYIIVIGDGSDDNYNFSYVDGLFTIMKGTLTVTAHDKEKSVGDENPELTYEISGFVSADDLTDLETLPTISCDATAASVAGTYDIVVDNAMDPNYNFVYENGTLTVQLSTDVNDIGSTQYAVWPNPTRGIIHVSGANAGSKYKVFGVTGNIVMDGEMESSQIDLSDLANGVYILVVDQFKVKIVKK; this comes from the coding sequence ATGATGAAAAATTACTTTGCTTTTTTATGGAGTGTAAAGGTTTTTATGCTGTTTACATTGCTTTTGTGCTCGCTGGCTCTCTATTCGCAAACAACAGAGGATTTTGAGCTAGAGATCAATGCTACTTCGTTTACAAGCGAAGGAGTTTTGTTTAATGTGAGTGGTCAATTGGAGGTTGTTCACTATAATGCCTATGGTGCGAATGCGTCTAATTATTATATGGAATCGGAATTTGGAGTTCCGCTGCCTTCTCAGACTTTGGGTTCTATTTCCATTGCGTCAGGTAAAGTCTTTAATTTATACAGTGCGGCGGTATGGCCATCTATTGATGCTGGTAGTAGCCCAAGTAGTGTGCCTGTGCTTTTTATTGGAAAACGTAATGGCACAGAGGTGAAAAGGCAGGAAATAGAGGTGACCCCGACAGATATAAGCGGAGGAGTAGGAGGATGGGCAACGGCTACTTTTTCGACGGATTGGAATAGCCTGAATATCGATGAGTTGGAGGTTCAGTCTGTTGGTGCAACTAATTATGTGGCTTTGGATGATATGAGCTTGGTCATAAAGAATGCTCCTATTGCTGCTACAGTGACTGCTGTAAGTGCCAGCTCTGTTACTTCTTCTTCAGTGAGTGTGGGAGGTGTGGTTTCTGGTGATGGGGGCGGTAATGTTACTGAGCGTGGTGTGGTGTATGCGCAGACTTCGGTCAATAGCAATCCAGCAGTAGGAGGAACCGGAGTGACCAAAGTGTCCATAGGTTCTGGTTTGGGTTCCTATAGTACTATGTTGGAGTCCTTAAGTGCGAACACTAGTTATACCTTTAATGTATATGCGATCAATGAAAATGGAACCAGCTATGGCTCGGCACAGGAATTTACAACAAAGATGGTTCAAACGATTAGTTTTGGAACATTGCCGGATGTTGTCTATGGTGATGTGGATTTCTCGCCCGGAGCTTCTGTCAGCAGTGGATTGGTTGTAAGTTATTCTACGTCTGATGTTAGTGTGGCTACCATTGTTGATGGTAAGGTGCATATTGTTGGTGCAGGATCGTGTACCATATATGCAGATCAAGCTGGAAATGATTCCTACGGGCCTGCACCGCAGATGGAACAGAGTTTAACAGTGGGTAAGGCTGCATTGACCGCTACGGCTGATAATCAGAGTAAGGTTTATGGAGCAGAGAATCCTGAATTAACAATTTCTTATTCGGGCTTCGTGGCAGGCGATACGGAAGCTGATCTTGAATCGGTGCCAGACATATTATCCCTGGTTTCTGTTTCAACCCCGCCCGGAGAGTATATTATTGTTATTGGAGATGGTTCAGACGATAATTATAACTTTTCGTATGTGGATGGTTTATTTACAATAATGAAGGGAACGTTAACGGTTACTGCACATGATAAGGAGAAGTCTGTGGGTGATGAGAATCCTGAGTTAACGTATGAAATAAGTGGCTTTGTTAGTGCAGATGACCTGACAGATCTGGAAACCTTGCCTACCATATCTTGCGATGCTACGGCAGCGAGTGTGGCAGGAACTTATGATATTGTGGTTGACAATGCCATGGATCCTAATTATAACTTTGTTTATGAGAATGGTACGCTAACCGTTCAACTTTCTACTGATGTCAACGATATAGGCTCGACGCAGTATGCTGTGTGGCCCAATCCTACACGGGGTATTATTCATGTTTCAGGTGCCAATGCCGGAAGCAAATACAAGGTGTTTGGCGTGACCGGAAATATAGTGATGGACGGTGAGATGGAGTCCTCTCAAATTGATTTGTCAGATTTGGCCAATGGCGTATATATTTTGGTGGTAGATCAATTTAAGGTAAAGATTGTTAAGAAGTAA
- a CDS encoding NADPH-dependent assimilatory sulfite reductase hemoprotein subunit — protein sequence MAKITENEILPSWNPSDVERIKTQSNFLRGSLEKSLNDLATGAIAEDDTQLIKFHGSYQQTDRDLEVERKKQKLESLYSFMIRVRIPGGLATADQWIAFDELSKTHGNNTLKLTTRQAFQLHGIIKRRLKETMQHINETLLDTIAACGDVNRNVMCTTNEAISPLVPSAYKMAKDISAHLLPKTSAYHEIWLDKKILVDGKQDEEPIYGKTYLPRKFKIAISIPPYNDTDLFSNDIGLIAIGKGDQIEGFNIAIGGGLGMTFTEAGTYPRLGDIIGYVPYDKTIEVIEEIVKLQRDYGNRENRRKARLKYTVDRIGPSVFKDMIEEKLGYKLAKSKPYQFKTNGDLFGWKKAASGKWFLGLYIEHGRIKDSDKQSLKTGLRKIAELKKCDFRLTGNQGLVLGAIKDEDKKEIEALLKEYKIWPVGQLSGARKHALACVALNTCSLAFAEAERYLPSLMDKIEVILADNKLSNDEILIRMTGCPNGCGRPFLGEIGFVGRSLGRYNMYLGAGFSGDRLNTLYKETLSEEQILDELKVLLGKYAAEREKNERFGDFVGRVGIIQHQSKIKELE from the coding sequence ATGGCTAAAATTACAGAAAACGAGATATTACCATCCTGGAATCCTTCTGACGTAGAAAGAATTAAAACACAAAGCAACTTCTTAAGAGGAAGCCTTGAAAAGAGTTTGAACGATCTCGCTACAGGAGCCATTGCGGAGGATGACACCCAACTCATTAAATTTCACGGCAGCTATCAGCAAACCGACCGAGACCTGGAAGTGGAACGTAAAAAACAAAAACTAGAATCTTTGTACAGTTTCATGATCAGGGTGCGCATACCCGGAGGTCTGGCTACCGCCGATCAATGGATTGCTTTTGATGAACTCTCAAAAACCCATGGTAACAATACCCTTAAGCTGACTACACGCCAAGCATTTCAGCTGCACGGCATAATCAAGAGAAGGCTGAAAGAAACCATGCAACACATCAACGAAACACTGCTGGATACCATTGCCGCCTGCGGTGATGTAAACAGAAATGTGATGTGCACCACCAACGAGGCCATCTCACCTCTGGTGCCGTCTGCCTATAAAATGGCCAAAGACATCAGTGCACATTTACTACCCAAAACATCGGCTTATCATGAAATATGGTTGGATAAAAAAATACTGGTAGACGGAAAACAGGATGAAGAGCCCATCTACGGTAAAACATATCTACCTCGAAAATTTAAAATTGCCATTAGCATTCCTCCCTATAACGACACCGATCTGTTCTCCAATGACATTGGACTAATAGCCATTGGCAAAGGAGATCAGATAGAGGGATTTAACATCGCCATTGGCGGTGGACTGGGCATGACCTTTACCGAGGCAGGCACCTATCCTCGACTGGGAGATATAATAGGCTATGTTCCTTATGACAAAACCATTGAGGTAATTGAAGAGATTGTAAAACTTCAACGAGACTATGGTAATCGTGAAAACAGAAGAAAAGCACGTTTAAAATATACTGTTGACCGTATAGGTCCTTCTGTCTTTAAAGATATGATTGAAGAAAAGCTGGGCTACAAGCTGGCAAAATCAAAGCCCTATCAGTTTAAAACCAATGGCGACCTTTTTGGGTGGAAGAAGGCTGCCAGTGGCAAATGGTTTCTTGGCTTATACATAGAACACGGCAGAATTAAAGATTCTGATAAACAGTCACTAAAGACTGGTTTGCGAAAGATTGCCGAACTGAAGAAATGTGATTTCAGACTAACAGGTAACCAAGGTTTGGTATTAGGCGCCATAAAAGATGAGGACAAGAAAGAGATAGAAGCATTACTCAAAGAATATAAAATATGGCCTGTGGGTCAGCTGAGCGGCGCTCGTAAACACGCACTGGCCTGTGTGGCACTAAACACTTGTAGCCTGGCCTTTGCCGAAGCTGAACGTTACCTCCCATCATTGATGGACAAAATAGAAGTCATTCTGGCAGATAACAAGCTTAGCAATGATGAAATATTAATTCGGATGACGGGATGTCCCAACGGCTGTGGCAGACCATTCCTAGGCGAAATAGGCTTTGTAGGTCGTTCATTAGGTAGATACAATATGTACCTGGGTGCCGGATTCTCAGGAGACCGACTAAACACGCTGTACAAAGAAACACTATCTGAAGAACAAATATTAGATGAACTAAAAGTTCTGCTAGGTAAATATGCCGCGGAAAGAGAAAAAAACGAACGTTTTGGTGATTTTGTTGGTCGAGTTGGCATCATTCAACACCAAAGCAAAATAAAAGAATTAGAATAA
- a CDS encoding pyruvate, water dikinase regulatory protein, whose product MENKPNMPPIYIVSGGKGLAGHTIVESMLIQYPDHKIPVVIEPEVSTQEQIDKITDKVVEKNGVIAHTMVNHVARRKLIDSCEQKEIRHFDLVGSMSDYLDTVLDMKPVEQPGLFRLRDMEYYRRVRAIEFTMMHDDGQHTDKIATADIVLAGVSRTGKTPLSIYLAMFGWKVANVPIVPGTPVPDTLFQIDSKRVFGLTISMAYLIAQRSSRVNRIHMNPNTDYIDRRKVRMELDYAANLYKKGNFTVLNITNKPIEYTANEILTILTERFGSDKWKLDEEHH is encoded by the coding sequence ATGGAAAACAAACCAAATATGCCACCCATATATATTGTTTCCGGTGGCAAAGGCCTTGCCGGCCACACGATTGTTGAGTCGATGTTAATACAATACCCCGACCATAAAATACCGGTAGTCATAGAGCCCGAAGTGAGCACACAGGAACAAATTGATAAAATTACCGATAAGGTAGTGGAAAAGAATGGGGTAATCGCACATACAATGGTCAATCATGTTGCCCGCAGAAAACTCATTGACAGCTGTGAGCAAAAAGAAATAAGACACTTTGATCTGGTAGGCAGCATGAGCGATTATCTGGATACGGTATTAGATATGAAACCCGTTGAACAGCCCGGTTTATTTCGCTTAAGAGATATGGAATATTACCGTAGAGTCCGTGCCATTGAATTCACCATGATGCATGACGACGGTCAACACACCGACAAAATAGCAACGGCAGATATTGTTTTAGCAGGTGTTTCGCGCACGGGAAAAACACCACTTAGTATTTACCTGGCTATGTTTGGTTGGAAGGTGGCCAATGTGCCCATTGTTCCAGGAACTCCAGTACCGGATACACTCTTTCAAATTGATTCCAAACGGGTTTTCGGCCTGACCATCTCCATGGCTTACCTAATAGCACAACGAAGCAGCAGAGTCAATCGCATCCACATGAACCCCAATACAGATTATATTGACAGACGCAAAGTCCGCATGGAACTTGACTATGCTGCCAATTTGTATAAAAAAGGAAATTTTACGGTATTGAACATTACCAATAAACCCATTGAATATACCGCCAATGAAATACTCACTATTTTAACAGAACGCTTTGGTAGTGACAAATGGAAACTGGACGAAGAACACCACTAA
- a CDS encoding DUF2061 domain-containing protein, with amino-acid sequence MEEKRYRTLIKTISWRITGTIDTFLVAYLITGKIGMAASIGGVEVFTKLFLYYWHERAWNKINYGKTKPKEPEYFI; translated from the coding sequence ATGGAAGAAAAAAGATACCGAACATTAATTAAAACGATTTCATGGCGCATAACAGGCACCATCGATACCTTTCTGGTAGCCTATTTGATAACCGGTAAAATTGGAATGGCAGCTTCCATTGGAGGCGTTGAAGTTTTTACAAAGTTATTTTTATATTACTGGCACGAGAGAGCCTGGAATAAAATTAACTACGGAAAAACTAAACCCAAAGAACCAGAATACTTTATTTAG
- a CDS encoding DUF2264 domain-containing protein — translation MKVINNFSSFFLLAVLLLAASSCNRQKTKDLKQENGKVNVFEVKNPDYQLSPATGMTRTHWVNAAEYILNGAFSYINTLDDPMKFPKQAGKTYPHNDKQVPTEKLEGLCRTLFVAAPLLKENPDLTLNGIGVADYYRHQILNLINPESPSFIVPRPKNGGPSQNLVEFGALAISLFVAPEVIWEPLTQNQKDDLAHTMLSYGDGPTVPSNWRFFNIFILSFFKDQGYKVNEELLLDYLNKSIEKYKGYGWYNDSPAYDYYSMWAFQLYSVLWSDVFGLKNYPALAEKLIAHFQDLNYNYPNMFSKEGEMLMYGRSISYRFGSIAPFPFMGKYGGDAANLGWLRKISSRTILQFLQHPEFLKDSVPTLGFYGPYEPAVQNYSCRGSVYWMGKAFLGLLLPKDDRFWTAIENDGPWETYSTDSVYNKFAKGSNVLMTNYPILGASEIRAWCHEKVKDDWQKFRSTENYNRLSYSSIFPWQADGENGEIAMNYGLKNAKGQWEVFRLYSFKKFEDGCYYRDAVLETDENIKMNLVDIPITNGILRVDRNVSTKRVEMRLGHYALPEFDTEIKVSTRQVGVYQATIIDNGTYQLAMVPLLGWEYVVVLNTKNLHPVSDKSAVIEAIGGSEYREIPQIYATLMLWKKSGEAWSDDELCPVKSFEVSDKAQQVKVHLNDLGMKSIRFQ, via the coding sequence ATGAAAGTTATAAATAATTTTAGTTCGTTTTTTTTGCTGGCGGTCTTATTGTTGGCAGCGTCATCGTGTAATAGGCAAAAAACAAAGGATCTTAAACAAGAGAATGGGAAAGTCAATGTTTTTGAAGTAAAGAATCCTGATTATCAATTGAGTCCTGCAACAGGTATGACACGCACACATTGGGTGAATGCGGCTGAATATATATTAAATGGTGCTTTTTCATATATTAATACATTGGACGACCCTATGAAATTCCCTAAGCAAGCTGGGAAAACGTATCCGCATAATGATAAACAAGTCCCTACCGAAAAACTGGAAGGTTTATGTAGAACTTTATTTGTGGCAGCTCCTTTGTTAAAGGAAAACCCCGACTTAACATTGAATGGAATTGGAGTGGCCGATTATTACCGCCATCAAATACTAAACCTGATCAACCCCGAGAGCCCTTCGTTTATTGTGCCCCGTCCTAAAAATGGTGGGCCAAGTCAAAATTTGGTAGAATTTGGGGCATTGGCGATCTCGTTATTTGTTGCACCAGAAGTGATATGGGAGCCTTTAACGCAGAATCAAAAAGACGACCTGGCTCATACAATGTTAAGCTATGGGGATGGACCAACGGTTCCTTCTAATTGGCGTTTCTTTAATATTTTTATCCTGAGTTTTTTTAAGGATCAGGGATATAAAGTCAATGAAGAATTGTTATTGGATTATCTAAATAAGAGTATCGAGAAATATAAAGGCTATGGATGGTATAATGATAGTCCTGCATATGATTATTATAGTATGTGGGCATTTCAATTATACAGTGTGCTTTGGTCGGATGTTTTTGGATTGAAAAATTATCCAGCGCTTGCTGAAAAACTGATTGCTCATTTTCAGGATCTGAATTATAATTATCCCAATATGTTTTCAAAAGAGGGTGAGATGTTGATGTATGGACGTAGTATCTCTTATCGTTTTGGTTCGATAGCGCCTTTTCCTTTTATGGGTAAGTATGGTGGAGATGCTGCTAATTTAGGTTGGTTACGAAAAATATCGTCACGGACTATCTTGCAGTTCTTGCAGCATCCTGAATTTCTTAAGGATAGTGTTCCTACCTTGGGTTTTTATGGACCGTATGAGCCGGCAGTGCAAAATTATAGTTGTAGAGGGAGTGTGTATTGGATGGGAAAAGCTTTTCTGGGACTGCTATTGCCTAAAGATGATCGCTTTTGGACAGCCATAGAAAATGATGGTCCATGGGAAACATACAGCACAGATAGTGTGTACAATAAATTTGCAAAGGGATCAAATGTTCTGATGACAAATTATCCGATTCTGGGAGCTTCGGAGATACGTGCTTGGTGTCATGAAAAGGTAAAGGACGATTGGCAAAAGTTTAGATCCACAGAGAACTATAATAGATTGTCGTATAGTAGTATATTTCCTTGGCAAGCAGATGGCGAAAATGGAGAGATTGCCATGAATTACGGATTGAAAAATGCCAAAGGGCAATGGGAAGTTTTTCGTTTGTATTCTTTTAAAAAGTTTGAAGATGGCTGCTATTATAGGGATGCAGTCCTTGAAACGGATGAAAATATTAAAATGAACCTGGTGGATATTCCTATCACCAACGGAATTTTAAGGGTGGATAGAAATGTTAGTACAAAGCGTGTGGAAATGCGTTTAGGACATTATGCGTTGCCGGAGTTTGATACTGAAATAAAAGTTTCCACCAGACAGGTTGGGGTTTATCAAGCTACCATCATCGATAATGGTACTTACCAATTGGCCATGGTGCCTTTGCTTGGATGGGAATATGTAGTGGTACTTAATACTAAGAACTTACATCCTGTTAGTGATAAGAGTGCCGTCATAGAGGCAATAGGTGGTTCTGAGTATCGTGAAATACCACAAATATATGCCACTCTGATGTTGTGGAAAAAATCAGGGGAGGCATGGTCTGATGATGAATTATGTCCGGTTAAGTCCTTTGAAGTGTCTGATAAGGCACAACAGGTAAAGGTTCATTTGAATGACCTGGGGATGAAAAGCATTCGTTTTCAGTGA